The window CCTATTATTGAAGAATGCTGAAGGGAAGAGCACCAAGGGTAGGGTCATTATCGGTGTGTGTGAGGGAGACATCCATGACATTGGCAAAAAGATCGTCGTTGCCATGCTCAGAGGTGGAGGCTTCGAGGTTCATGATCTTGGACGAGATGTTCCCAATGAGGATTTCATCAAATCGGCTAAAGAAAAATCAGCTGATGTTGTCGCTTTGTCAGCCCTTATGTCGACGTCGATAACTGAAATGAAGAATTTCATGGACATGGCCAAAGAAGATGGGATCAAGTCTAAAATCATGGTCATGATCGGGGGTGGCTCGGCCACACCTCAATTCGCAGATACCATTGGTGCAGAAGGCTACGGGAAGACCTCGGCCGATGCGGTGCGGGTTGCCGAGGAGCTTTCAGTCAGGATACAGACAAGAAAGGTCGTTTGAAATAACTGAGGAGGAGAGAATATGACAGAAGAAATGACAAAATTCGAAAGAGTAAATGCCGTTATGGAGGTCAGGGAGCCGGACCGAGTGCCAGTGTATCCATATATTCTGACCCACGGTGTCTATGCTGAAGGGTGGAAATTATCGGACATAACCACTGAGACAACCCTTGATGCCAAGAAATGTGCTCAATGCACACTGAAGACCCTGGAGCTCTACGACTATGATATGGTCATCGGTTCCTATCAAGACTTGTACATGGGGGTCACAGAACTTGGCGGAAAGATCAAGATCCCCAACAAGTTCGGATCGGCAGTGTCGATGAAAGAACCACCAGTTACAGATGCAACCGCATGGGATCGAGTGAAAAAGCTTCTCCCATACGACCCTAGGAAGGAGGGGAGGGCCAAATCAGTCTTGGAATCATATAAGATCGTCTCTGACAAAGTTGGGAAGACGACACCAGTCATACCATGCTGGTGGCCAGGGCCAACTGCAGCAATGTGCATGTTCCGAGGTCCAGAGATGCTTTCAATGGACATGGCTTTGGACCCGAGCTTTGCCCACGAGATGATAAAGGCGGCTAACGAATTTGCCATCGATTTCTTGGAGGGCATGTACGAGAATGGGGCTAACTCCGTCTCTCATACGGGAGAAATATATGGTGTAGAGCTGCTAAGTGCAGACCAGTGTCATGAGTTTGTCGTCCCATACGTCAAGGAACTCTCCCGGAGGATCTATAAGGATTGGGGGCAGAAAACCTGGCTGCACACGCATGGCGATTACAAGAAACCAGACACGGCTCCCATCATCGGTGAATATGTGAATGACGCGAAGATCGCCGGTTTCCACCCTGACGAGAAGCACCCTCCAGAGTGGCTACAGGAGAACGTTAAAGAAAAGTACCATATATCGGTGGCCGGGATCATTCATGGGCCTGGACCGCTCCTGAATGGGCCTGCTGAAGAGATCGAGAGGGTGACCAAAAATATCATTGATAAGGCCGGCGTCGGAGGAGGTCTCATGCTAGCGCCTTCCTGCGAGGTCCCGCCGGACACACCGATTGAGAATTTCAAGAAATGGGTTCAGGTCACCCACACGTATGGAAAATATCCCTTGCAAAACCAGGTGATAAAGCATGCCAACGCTTAAACAGCCCCTTCGGGGGCTTATTCCCGCCCTTTTTGTAATAATTGCCTCCTTTATTTTCATTTTTTTAGGAGAGCAAATATTCAAGATGGCTTCGGGAGACATAGCTGTATATGCCCTCTTCTTTGTTTGGGTGGCATTCGTTATATCTTTGGCTGAGAAGTGGCCGATGGGCAAATGGAAGCAACCTGCCGTTGGATTGGGTTTCGTGACCATTGCTTTAGTATTAGGTATCCTGCACCCCCTGATCATGGAATGGCTTGGATTTGGCCCTGAGTGGTCCTGGCCGCTGATCTCGAATCTATTCCTGGCTGTAGGTCTGGTCATCGCATTCAGTAACGGCCTGGTGGCTGGGTTCAAGCAACCCAAATCAGTGTTTAGCAATGCGCTCTTCATGTACGTCTTCGCAGTAGTCGGGTTGCTATGGTTCGGTTTTGTACCAGCCATTTGGTTTGCGATGTTCGTATTCGTATTCTTCTGGATGGAGACATGGCCATTTGCAGCAACGAAACAGCCGGCGAAGGGTATCTCTTTGTTCGTAGTGATGGGCTTCTTCGCCTTATTGCTTGAGTACGCATTCGAGCAGGCTGGGACGACCTTCTTCAATCCAGATGCCGGGCTATGGTTTGTCCTCTTTGTTTGGTGGCTAGTGCTAACATCATGGCAGCTAGAAACTTGGCCATTGAAGAATGTGAAACAGCCTGGAAAGGCTCTCGGCGGCCTAATTATCTCAGCGACTTTGACCTTTGTTTCCTACTATGTCATCGTGGACGTGATAGGGATTGGCCTCGGCGCAGCTGGCATGTATGTTTGGGTGTTTGTTTCCTGGCTATATACCTGGGATATTGTCTTTGGGAAGTGGCCAGCGGAGCGTGCCGAAAAAATTTCCGTCAAGCAAGGCGAGACAATTGCAACCGAGAAAACAACTGGTTCTGTCGGAGGTGGAAAATAAGTTACTAAGCTCATGCATTTCCCCCTAATCCATTACGCGGGAGTCTCCTCCCGCTTTTTTTAATATCAATCCTTGGCTCACAGGCTCGATATGATTCCAAAATCTGGATTAAAAAAAATTTTAATGCTGAGTCAAATGGTAAATATCCAGAATTTTTCTAAGGTGATTTGGAGACTCTAATGAGATTTGGAATAGCTCTTGATTTGGGAACTAGTGGCTATAGAACGCATCTTGTGGATTTGTCTAGAAATGGCAAGATCGTCTCCACGGCAATCACGATGCGCCATCCTTTACCTGGGGCGAACATAATGGATCATCTGCACTTCTGGATCGAAAATGGAAGTGAGATTGGTCATAAGATAATAACCGATAGTGTGGATGAACTGATCGAAATGCATTCTGCCGAGCCGAATGAAATCGAACGTATCGCAGTTTGTGGTAACCCCGCGCAAGTGTCAATGTTCCAGAATATTGAAATTAGAGATCTTGCTCGAGCCGGTCAGAATGCCCTCAAGCGTCTCAATGTCGAACCTCCTGACCGAAGGGGAAATGTTACTTCGGCAGGGGAAATCGGATTAACGAGCGTATGCTCGGAAGCAGAAGTAGTTATCCCTCCTTCAATTCGTCACGAGATCGGTGCAGACGCCCTGGCCATGATAATAAAAACAGGAATTCTTGAGAAAAATGAAACCTGCATGGTCACTGACTATGGTACTAACGCCGAAATGGGTCTATTCCACGAAGGAGAGCTGTACACTGGCTCGGCTGCAGCTGGCCCCGCCATGGAGGGGCAGGCCATATCTTTCGGCATGCTGGCGGCACCTAACGCGATATGTGATTTTTCCCGTTGTTATGGTAGATACTGGAGCAATATGGTATTGAATGCTGGGCTAGAATCAGAGTTGGGTTCCCTCATTGATCCAACTAGTGGATATTCGAAACGAGGAAATGGAATAAGGGCTAGAGGCATCACAGGAACTGG of the Methanomassiliicoccales archaeon genome contains:
- a CDS encoding cobalamin-dependent protein (Presence of a B(12) (cobalamin)-binding domain implies dependence on cobalamin itself, in one of its several forms, or in some unusual lineages, dependence on a cobalamin-like analog.) yields the protein MGDTQLNLEGLKKSIVEGKAEDAFSFANKCLENGASVPETLTVATDAMMIVGDYYAAQKYYLPQVLTSANAFEKAFQLIQPLLLKNAEGKSTKGRVIIGVCEGDIHDIGKKIVVAMLRGGGFEVHDLGRDVPNEDFIKSAKEKSADVVALSALMSTSITEMKNFMDMAKEDGIKSKIMVMIGGGSATPQFADTIGAEGYGKTSADAVRVAEELSVRIQTRKVV
- a CDS encoding uroporphyrinogen decarboxylase family protein codes for the protein MTEEMTKFERVNAVMEVREPDRVPVYPYILTHGVYAEGWKLSDITTETTLDAKKCAQCTLKTLELYDYDMVIGSYQDLYMGVTELGGKIKIPNKFGSAVSMKEPPVTDATAWDRVKKLLPYDPRKEGRAKSVLESYKIVSDKVGKTTPVIPCWWPGPTAAMCMFRGPEMLSMDMALDPSFAHEMIKAANEFAIDFLEGMYENGANSVSHTGEIYGVELLSADQCHEFVVPYVKELSRRIYKDWGQKTWLHTHGDYKKPDTAPIIGEYVNDAKIAGFHPDEKHPPEWLQENVKEKYHISVAGIIHGPGPLLNGPAEEIERVTKNIIDKAGVGGGLMLAPSCEVPPDTPIENFKKWVQVTHTYGKYPLQNQVIKHANA